The following are encoded together in the Onychostoma macrolepis isolate SWU-2019 chromosome 03, ASM1243209v1, whole genome shotgun sequence genome:
- the si:dkey-283b1.7 gene encoding brorin yields MRSLVLCILFALQCFVLQSASEYSSKSELEYEFGDYRGKFCIDDQGFVYSIGEVYYPSSTACPCTCTDDGPVCVRPKCPRIHPRCTRIAYKSCCPVCEAVSKVCVYGGKTYRMLEEFRLSPCERCRCEVNREVYCTISGCPALHCVNPVYEPNHCCPVCKNGPNCFVGNRVISAGERVEIDERTVCFCTYRDGTWQMHPHATCEERQRADNEATDSDDTSKQMEEQGTEKEKEKERVFSPRLDAIP; encoded by the exons ATGCGATCTCTCGTCCTTTGCATCTTGTTTGCACTCCAGTGCTTCGTTCTCCAAAGCGCATCAGAGTATTCTTCAAAATCCGAGCTGGAATACGAATTCGGTGACTATCGCGGCAAATTCTGTATCGACGATCAAGGTTTTGTTTATAGCATCGGAGAGGTTTATTATCCGAGCTCCACAGCGTGTCCCTGCACCTGCACAGATGATGGACCCGTGTGTGTCCGACCCAAGTGCCCGCGTATACACCCGAGATGCACTCGCATCGCATACAAGTCCTGCTGCCCCGTGTGTGAAGCTGTCAGTAAAGTTTGTGTGTACGGGGGCAAAACTTACAGAATGCTGGAGGAATTTAGG TTGTCACCCTGTGAGCGCTGCCGGTGTGAAGTCAACAGAGAAGTTTACTGCACCATATCCGGCTGCCCTGCCTTACACTGTGTGAATCCTGTATACGAACCCAACCATTGCTGTCCTGTGTGCAAAAATG GGCCAAACTGCTTTGTTGGAAATCGCGTGATCTCGGCTGGAGAACGTGTTGAGATTGATGAGCGGACGGTGTGTTTCTGCACCTACCGGGACGGAACGTGGCAGATGCACCCTCACGCTACCTGTGAGGAGCGCCAACGAGCAGACAATGAAGCCACTGACTCCGACGACACATCCAAACAGATGGAGGAGCAGGGGacggagaaagagaaagagaaagagagagtgttCTCGCCCAGGCTGGATGCCATCCCGTGA
- the gtpbp1 gene encoding GTP-binding protein 1 has protein sequence MASATTTDPGFNPGAIGLPESVVPASMFAPARGCGEDDGSECFEDGEMFNGEAVDLGIDFSSKLALVSPNGEQYDLLLRQLRDRMDEGCGETIYVLGVGSDGGDYGLNESDMQASVATVRSMCEQIEADLILLRERGEAGGQVRDYLIRRRVGEADFLEVRVAVVGNVDAGKSTLLGVLTHGELDNGRGFARQKLFRHKHEMESGRTSSVGNDILGFDQEGQVVNKPDSHGGSLDWTKICEKSSKVITFIDLAGHEKYLKTTVFGMTGHLPDFCMLMIGSNAGIVGMTKEHLGLALALNVPVFVVVTKIDMCPANILQETLKLLQKILKSPGCRKIPVLVQNKDDVIVTASNFSSERICPIFQISNVTGENMDLLKMFLNLLSSRSSFKDHEPAEFQIDDTYSVPGVGTVVSGTTLRGLIRLNDTLLLGPDPLGAFLPITVKSIHRKRMPVKEVRGGQTASFALKKIKRSSIRKGMVMVSPRLNPQAYWEFEAEILVLHHPTTISPRYQAMVHCGSIRQTATILSMTRDCLRTGDKATVHFRFIKTPEYLHIDQRLVFREGRTKAVGTITKLLLSTNNQPSNSKPPQIKMQSTKKAPTRREDGVAPSNEESASTGSPAAQQNLPQQPKSGGRRRGGQRHKGKPQSNSTVTLAGAVGGC, from the exons ATGGCATCAGCAACGACGACGGATCCGGGTTTTAATCCCGGAGCCATAGGGCTACCAGAGTCTGTAGTCCCCGCTAGCATGTTTGCTCCAGCGCGGGGATGCGGCGAGGATGACGGCTCGGAGTGCTTCGAGGACGGGGAGATGTTCAACGGCGAGGCCGTGGATCTCGGTATTGACTTCTCCAGCAAG CTAGCCCTGGTCAGTCCCAATGGCGAGCAGTATGACTTACTACTACGGCAGCTGCGTGACAGGATGGATGAGGGCTGTGGGGAGACCATCTATGTCTTGGGGGTGGGTTCAG ATGGAGGAGACTATGGTTTGAATGAGAGTGATATGCAGGCGTCTGTGGCCACAGTAAGGTCCATGTGTGAGCAGATTGAGGCAGACCTCATCCTTTTGAGAGAGCGTGGCGAAGCTGGTGGCCAGGTCAGAGATTACCTTATTCGCCGTCGAGTGGGAGAAGCTGACTTCCTGGAGGTTAG GGTGGCTGTAGTGGGGAATGTGGATGCCGGTAAGAGCACTCTGCTGGGTGTGCTGACTCATGGAGAGCTGGATAATGGACGTGGCTTTGCACGACAGAAGCTTTTCAGGCACAAGCATGAAATGGAGAGTGGCCGCACCAGCAGCGTGGGCAATGACATCCTGGGATTTGATCAAGAAGGCCAGGTAGTCAACAAACCTGACAGTCACGGAGGCAGCCTGGATTGGACCAAGATCTGCGAGAAGTCTTCTAAAGTCATTACCTTTATTGATCTTGCTGGCCATGAGAAGTATTTGAAGACTACTGTGTTTGGAATGACCGGCCATCTGCCTGATTTCTGCATGCTGATG ATTGGAAGTAATGCAGGAATTGTTGGCATGACCAAAGAGCACCTGGGTTTGGCATTAGCTCTCAATGTTCCTGTCTTTGTGGTGGTTACAAAGATTGACATGTGTCCAGCTAATATTCTTCAAG AGACCTTGAAGCTCCTGCAGAAGATATTAAAGTCTCCAGGATGCAGAAAGATCCCTGTCCTAGTCCAGAACAAAGATGATGTCATCGTCACAGCATCCAATTTCAGTTCTGAGAG aaTATGTCCCATCTTCCAGATCTCTAACGTCACAGGAGAGAACATGGACCTGCTGAAGATGTTCCTGAACCTGCTCTCCTCCAGAAGCTCATTCAAAGACCACGAGCCTGCCGAGTTCCAGATAGACGACACCTATTCAGTACCA gGTGTAGGAACAGTAGTGTCTGGGACCACGTTACGAGGGCTGATTCGACTCAATGACACTTTACTACTTGGACCAGACCCTTTGGGAGCTTTCCTCCCCATCACTGTCAAATCCATTCACCGCAAGAGGATGCCTGTAAAAGAGGTCCGTGGTGGACAGACGGCCTCTTTTGCTCTGAAAAAG ATCAAGCGCTCATCAATAAGGAAGGGCATGGTCATGGTGTCACCACGATTAAACCCGCAGGCATACTGGGAGTTTGAGGCCGAGATACTTGTTTTACATCACCCGACGACCATCTCGCCTAGATATCAAGCAATGG TGCACTGCGGTAGCATTAGGCAAACAGCCACAATCCTCTCTATGACCAGAGACTGCTTACGCACAGGAGACAAAGCTACCGTACACTTCCGCTTCATTAAAACCCCAGAGTACCTGCACATAGACCAGAGGCTCGTGTTCCGAGAGGGAAGAACAAAGGCTGTGGGCACCATCACGAAG TTGCTTCTGTCAACAAATAATCAGCCGTCAAACTCTAAACCTCCACAAATCAAGATGCAGTCAACAAAGAAAGCCCCGACTAGAAGAGAGGATGGAGTGGCCCCGTCCAATGAGGAGAGCGCTAGCACAGGATCGCCAGCCGCCCAACAAAACCTACCGCAACAG CCAAAGTCTGGAGGCAGAAGACGAGGAGGTCAGCGGCACAAAGGCAAACCTCAAAGCAACTCCACAGTGACCCTCGCTGGTGCGGTCGGGGGCTGCTAA